Proteins co-encoded in one alpha proteobacterium HIMB5 genomic window:
- a CDS encoding hypothetical protein (PFAM: conserved hypothetical protein) gives MKLELRKFTKFVDKTFIEGGKEAKEPVLLVSVAAVFKNPWDGQGFVEDLKPVILDQAPKLGDLLVPELIKEIGSPEKILAYGKAGIVGLNGEIEHASAFIHTLRFGNKFRDAVGGTSYLSFTNTRGPAGSKISIPMMHKTDSGLRPYYLTHEFTIHDAPFDNEIVIAIGGASTGRAHARTGDRYQDMKEMGLDPK, from the coding sequence ATGAAACTTGAATTAAGAAAATTTACAAAATTTGTTGATAAAACTTTTATTGAAGGTGGTAAAGAAGCAAAAGAACCAGTCCTTTTAGTTTCAGTTGCGGCTGTGTTTAAAAACCCATGGGATGGACAAGGCTTCGTAGAAGATCTAAAGCCTGTTATTTTAGATCAAGCACCAAAGCTAGGTGATCTATTGGTACCAGAATTAATTAAAGAAATTGGATCTCCAGAAAAAATTTTAGCATATGGTAAAGCAGGTATTGTTGGTTTGAATGGTGAAATTGAGCACGCGTCAGCATTTATTCACACATTAAGATTTGGAAATAAATTTAGAGATGCAGTTGGTGGTACTTCTTATTTAAGTTTTACTAATACGAGAGGTCCTGCAGGATCAAAAATTTCAATACCAATGATGCACAAAACAGACTCGGGTCTTAGACCATATTATTTAACTCATGAGTTCACAATACATGATGCTCCTTTTGATAACGAAATAGTAATTGCTATAGGAGGTGCATCAACTGGCAGGGCTCATGCTAGAACTGGTGATCGTTATCAAGATATGAAAGAAATGGGATTAGATCCTAAATAA
- a CDS encoding alpha/beta hydrolase family protein produces the protein MSKSNFDNNQNYFNFIDNKTIPIVFVHGVGLDHKMWNSQIKSFLKFSTLTYDLLGHGKTNCEKENITLDDFSNQLLSILDFLKIKKINLVGFSLGSLIALDFTSKFGKKINSLTLIGTTYKRTDEQRKMVIDRYNQAKLNKPISKQALKRWFSDKYLNEHPETYDEFMQILNKNPNDHKSFLKSYNLFANHVDDIEKIKKINCRTLVMTGSNDPGSTPLMSKELSNDLANAKFIEIPDGKHLCSIECADIVNKNINKFIEN, from the coding sequence ATGTCAAAATCTAATTTTGATAATAATCAAAATTATTTCAATTTTATCGATAATAAAACTATTCCTATAGTTTTTGTCCATGGTGTTGGATTGGATCACAAAATGTGGAATTCTCAAATTAAATCATTCTTAAAATTTTCTACACTTACTTATGATCTATTAGGTCATGGCAAAACAAATTGTGAAAAAGAGAATATAACCTTAGATGATTTTTCCAATCAATTGTTATCAATTTTAGATTTTTTAAAAATTAAAAAAATAAATTTAGTAGGATTTTCTTTAGGCTCATTAATTGCCTTAGATTTTACCTCAAAATTTGGTAAAAAAATTAATTCTCTCACACTAATTGGGACGACCTATAAAAGAACTGATGAACAAAGAAAAATGGTTATTGATAGGTACAACCAAGCAAAACTCAACAAACCAATTTCAAAGCAAGCATTAAAAAGGTGGTTTAGTGATAAATATTTAAATGAACATCCTGAAACTTATGATGAATTTATGCAAATTTTAAACAAGAATCCTAATGATCATAAGAGTTTTTTAAAATCATATAATTTATTTGCAAATCATGTTGATGACATTGAAAAAATTAAAAAAATTAATTGTAGAACTTTAGTTATGACAGGTTCAAATGATCCTGGATCAACTCCATTAATGTCTAAGGAATTATCTAATGATCTTGCTAATGCAAAATTTATTGAAATTCCTGATGGAAAACATCTTTGTAGTATAGAATGTGCGGATATAGTAAATAAGAATATAAATAAATTTATAGAAAAT